One Novipirellula artificiosorum DNA segment encodes these proteins:
- a CDS encoding GH39 family glycosyl hydrolase, which yields MRHRQTSVLPTWLLLGVMLCGVGLPVRRVHGDLTIDATCLEQTPLGIRVGQAVDSVQVGNSRALRFQNEGITVPLSSSLSAKSGTVSVRFQVSSDWPIETRGTLFHVGDRSNVHVTLFVTGGRMTAVYKAGEEHYAAINCTEPARWEAESWHTATFRWQADGQSVNFYLDLDGRLVGRQTGRLIDPWPKTGYVGVRRQGQAWQGLIERISLSTSFALPRELQPGQRKIIVDGDSAVGECHNFWSICNYTSQHMFADPRYEEIARRDKPFMKYVNCVRLLGGRQDGRNEWFKGVDKNGKLDCEFSGMVQYLRGIQDAGYTPRIVLDNIPTAMSEPGALAKYGNTRPARDLKVWHEYVRQAVTAMVDAFGVETVSEWRFRVGTEPDLYPGHWQGTKEEYLHHYDCTVDAVCSVLPNVEIGPGNVLNPAHADRVNGAGQKPWGLDIVDHCATGTNTWTGKVGTRICFLECSWYGAVGKSIDSLDVAIQRMRDRLARYPKLSNLPVSIAEFAILQDEHGRRLYSGDITEWGASWYAAIADQVYELDVPQVHEWAQATAGILHPRTSVIAMLQRMQGGQRLSVTVAADGAARAGALGCIKDGSYYILLYNHRPWRTPSIPEQIDLTLKAKRLATGDKWTVSQWGIDKDHGVFAHQLYADCEQAGILPLPDSPLYGGNVALRFGSAASKILASNRSTYVQRARPAELQQKEPLSVADGAVQLTIDMPGHSVRLLVLTPESTQ from the coding sequence ATGAGACACCGGCAAACAAGCGTTCTGCCCACTTGGCTGCTTTTGGGGGTGATGCTGTGTGGCGTTGGGCTGCCGGTACGTCGCGTCCACGGCGACCTGACGATCGACGCAACTTGTCTGGAACAAACACCGCTGGGCATACGCGTCGGGCAGGCTGTCGACAGCGTGCAGGTCGGCAATTCCAGAGCGTTGCGGTTCCAGAACGAAGGAATCACTGTTCCACTTTCATCGTCGTTGAGCGCGAAATCGGGGACCGTGAGCGTTCGGTTTCAGGTTTCGTCTGATTGGCCGATCGAAACACGTGGAACACTTTTTCATGTTGGCGACCGATCCAACGTTCATGTGACCTTGTTCGTCACGGGCGGTCGAATGACCGCAGTCTACAAGGCTGGTGAGGAGCACTATGCCGCAATCAACTGTACCGAGCCCGCACGTTGGGAGGCCGAGTCTTGGCACACCGCAACGTTCCGCTGGCAAGCCGACGGCCAGTCGGTCAATTTCTATCTGGATTTGGATGGCAGGCTTGTCGGCCGCCAGACCGGGCGTTTGATCGACCCATGGCCGAAAACCGGATATGTGGGAGTTCGCCGGCAGGGCCAAGCTTGGCAAGGCTTGATCGAACGGATCAGCCTCTCCACTTCGTTTGCCCTGCCCCGGGAACTCCAACCCGGCCAACGCAAGATCATCGTGGACGGCGACAGCGCGGTGGGTGAGTGCCACAATTTTTGGTCCATTTGCAACTACACCAGCCAGCACATGTTTGCGGACCCGCGATACGAGGAAATCGCGCGGCGCGACAAGCCGTTTATGAAGTATGTGAATTGCGTAAGACTCCTCGGTGGGCGACAAGATGGTCGGAACGAGTGGTTTAAGGGCGTTGATAAGAATGGCAAATTGGACTGCGAATTCTCTGGAATGGTTCAGTACCTGCGTGGAATCCAAGATGCCGGATACACGCCGCGCATTGTGTTGGACAATATCCCTACGGCAATGAGCGAGCCGGGAGCATTGGCTAAATACGGCAATACGAGGCCCGCGAGAGATCTGAAGGTTTGGCATGAGTACGTGCGGCAAGCGGTAACAGCGATGGTCGATGCATTCGGCGTCGAGACCGTCTCGGAGTGGAGGTTTCGTGTTGGCACCGAGCCCGATCTGTATCCTGGGCACTGGCAGGGCACAAAAGAGGAGTACTTACATCACTACGATTGCACGGTCGATGCGGTATGCTCGGTATTGCCCAACGTAGAGATCGGGCCCGGTAACGTTCTTAATCCGGCTCACGCAGATCGAGTGAACGGGGCCGGGCAGAAGCCGTGGGGCTTGGACATCGTGGATCACTGTGCGACGGGAACGAATACCTGGACGGGAAAGGTCGGCACCCGAATTTGTTTTCTCGAGTGCTCCTGGTATGGTGCCGTTGGAAAATCCATCGACTCGCTGGATGTGGCGATCCAGCGGATGCGAGACCGGCTGGCACGCTATCCAAAGCTGTCCAACTTGCCCGTGTCGATTGCCGAGTTCGCCATTTTGCAGGATGAGCACGGACGCCGATTGTACAGTGGCGACATCACCGAGTGGGGCGCCAGTTGGTATGCCGCCATCGCGGACCAAGTTTACGAGCTAGACGTCCCGCAAGTTCACGAGTGGGCTCAAGCAACCGCTGGCATCTTGCATCCGCGAACCTCTGTGATTGCAATGTTGCAGCGCATGCAAGGTGGGCAGCGGTTGTCGGTGACGGTTGCGGCGGACGGTGCCGCGCGAGCAGGCGCACTGGGATGTATTAAGGATGGCAGCTACTACATCTTGCTCTACAACCACCGCCCCTGGCGCACACCCTCGATTCCTGAACAGATCGATCTCACCTTGAAAGCCAAACGTCTAGCGACCGGCGATAAGTGGACCGTCTCGCAGTGGGGAATCGACAAGGATCACGGCGTGTTTGCGCACCAGTTGTACGCGGATTGCGAGCAGGCGGGTATTTTGCCGTTGCCCGATTCGCCTCTCTACGGCGGCAACGTGGCGCTGCGTTTTGGATCCGCCGCGAGCAAGATCCTGGCGAGCAACCGGTCTACCTACGTTCAACGGGCCAGGCCAGCCGAACTGCAGCAGAAAGAACCTTTGTCGGTTGCGGATGGTGCCGTGCAGCTGACGATTGACATGCCGGGACACAGCGTGCGGCTGTTGGTTCTCACTCCCGAGTCGACTCAATAA
- a CDS encoding DUF1593 domain-containing protein, producing MNTSYFLRRIVGALFFATAWWICLPTDTSAAKPRLVVMTDIGGDPDDEQSIVRFLLYACDLDVEGLCTGFGHGHYKVTHPELLHKAVDAYGQVLPNLLQHREDFPSHDQLKKLIKDGSNGDPHTVGPGRDSEASEWIIRVLDRDDPRPVWFSIWGGPRELAQAIWKVQNTRTAEQLAAFKRKIRVHSIADQDHTAEWIKKNHPDIFWIYSDGQFRGIWKEGDQTIVAPQWLEQNVRTAHGALGPIYPAKAAGKVGVKEGDTPSFFYVLPDGLSDPEHPGWGNWGGRFERSGSGMEFTSASDLREHVPDVLYPVHRWRDAFQNSFAARMDWCVSSFRNANHEPIAVLNGDQTGRVLQIESDANQDVRLSAVGSSDPDGHALQFRWWNYVEAGSHWLAAPLQGSETAETVITIPSNASGQTIHVILEVTDRGEPALTSYRRAILNVGGEPIEPPPGVWLSSAEVVPPLTEFIPAPDGPWVFQRAVNVNGPPVQIDGRQWQGEDSRNFDCNGKALVTKDVKPQPAVDADHTTMLTSFRFSRDLEVSFNRLPVGTYAVFVHVFEDNHSEQLDFFLERHPVTRNYASGTAGHWNRLGPWVARVADGNIVLTSDGGAANLAGIELWKLNETADGKD from the coding sequence ATGAACACAAGCTACTTCCTGCGTCGTATAGTTGGTGCCCTCTTCTTTGCGACCGCATGGTGGATCTGCTTGCCAACGGACACATCGGCTGCCAAGCCGCGTCTTGTTGTGATGACCGACATTGGTGGGGACCCAGATGACGAACAGTCGATCGTCCGCTTTCTGCTCTACGCCTGTGATCTCGATGTCGAAGGCTTGTGTACCGGGTTCGGGCACGGACATTACAAGGTCACGCACCCCGAGCTACTACACAAGGCGGTGGACGCCTACGGACAGGTGTTGCCCAATCTACTCCAGCACCGCGAAGATTTCCCGTCGCACGATCAGTTGAAGAAGCTGATCAAAGACGGCTCGAACGGTGACCCCCACACGGTCGGTCCTGGACGAGACTCGGAGGCATCGGAGTGGATCATTCGCGTGTTGGACCGTGATGATCCTCGGCCGGTGTGGTTCTCAATCTGGGGCGGACCGCGTGAACTTGCTCAAGCCATCTGGAAGGTGCAAAACACACGTACCGCTGAGCAACTGGCGGCCTTCAAACGCAAGATTCGTGTTCACTCGATCGCTGACCAAGATCACACGGCCGAATGGATTAAGAAGAATCATCCGGACATCTTTTGGATTTATTCTGACGGCCAGTTTCGTGGTATCTGGAAGGAGGGGGACCAGACAATCGTTGCGCCCCAATGGCTTGAGCAAAACGTCCGCACCGCGCATGGCGCATTGGGGCCAATTTATCCGGCCAAGGCGGCTGGCAAGGTTGGCGTCAAGGAAGGAGATACGCCTTCATTCTTCTATGTGCTGCCCGATGGTTTGAGCGATCCCGAGCATCCTGGATGGGGCAACTGGGGTGGCCGCTTCGAGCGTAGCGGGAGTGGGATGGAATTCACGAGTGCCAGCGATCTTCGCGAACATGTGCCGGATGTGCTCTACCCTGTCCACCGCTGGCGTGATGCCTTTCAAAATTCGTTTGCGGCCCGCATGGACTGGTGCGTCTCCTCGTTCAGAAACGCGAATCACGAACCGATTGCAGTGCTCAATGGCGACCAGACTGGCCGCGTGCTGCAAATCGAGAGCGATGCCAATCAGGACGTCCGACTCTCCGCCGTCGGCTCTTCCGATCCGGACGGACACGCCCTGCAATTCCGCTGGTGGAATTATGTCGAAGCCGGGAGCCACTGGCTCGCTGCGCCCCTTCAGGGTTCCGAAACCGCCGAGACCGTTATCACAATTCCCAGCAACGCATCGGGCCAGACGATTCATGTGATCCTGGAAGTGACCGATCGAGGTGAGCCAGCGCTGACCTCCTATCGCCGCGCGATCTTGAACGTGGGCGGTGAGCCGATCGAGCCGCCTCCCGGCGTCTGGCTATCGTCTGCCGAAGTCGTACCACCGCTCACTGAGTTCATCCCCGCTCCCGATGGGCCGTGGGTTTTCCAACGAGCGGTTAACGTTAATGGGCCACCCGTTCAGATCGACGGTCGGCAGTGGCAAGGTGAGGATTCGCGGAATTTTGATTGCAATGGCAAGGCACTGGTGACGAAAGATGTCAAGCCTCAACCAGCCGTTGATGCCGATCACACAACGATGTTGACCTCTTTCCGTTTCAGTCGGGATTTGGAGGTATCGTTCAACCGCTTGCCGGTGGGAACGTACGCCGTGTTTGTGCATGTCTTCGAGGACAATCATTCGGAGCAACTCGACTTTTTCCTGGAACGCCACCCGGTGACACGCAACTACGCCAGCGGCACAGCTGGCCACTGGAACCGCCTCGGCCCCTGGGTCGCTCGCGTGGCCGACGGTAACATCGTACTGACCAGTGATGGCGGCGCGGCAAACCTCGCCGGTATCGAGTTGTGGAAACTCAACGAAACAGCTGATGGAAAAGATTAG
- a CDS encoding PAS domain S-box protein — MAKKKKNRTDTQSNTKNPEADSVADCFPIVGIGASAGGLAAFKQFLKPMPADNGMAFVLIPHLDPTHESLMVELLSTQTSMPVVEAEDGMTVEVNRVYVIPPNRFLTISHGVLQLIDPPERGGWQTAIDCFLKSLAADQRERAIGIVLSGTGSHGTPGIREIKLMGGMVVVQSPESAEYNQMPLSAIATGLPDCVLPPDQMATALVKYIAQPYLKRSQKMLASSQEEAEQLARVLNVLRTRSKYDFRNYRKAMILRRVLRRMGLCHIAKLDDYLALLRDRPEEVTALYKDLLIGVTAFFRDPEAFEVLEKEVIPAMIARQTGEFPIRVWVPSCATGEEAYSIAMLFFEGFAANDIPCNVQIFASDIDEDSIEVARSGIYPKSIAIDVSAERLKRFFVKVDDQRFQINKRLRESIVFSQQNLISDPPFSKLHLISCRNFLIYLEPQIQQKLIALFHFALAEDGHLLLGPSETIGRAVDMFVTVSKKWRLFRRIGPQRRDLIEIPLVRRQDRLREVAHHPATSGQRKSFKELAEKLILSEFAPATVLINRRFEILYVAGPLVDYLEFPMGELSKDLLAMARSGLRTKIRAICNQSIRSNEPVADCCARVKRNGGYVHCTIAVRPLTEPKQAEGLMLVTFEDLRPDPVQTSGDALNSPVPNEDQSTGMRSVFVDETPLVQQLELELKSTREDLQSTIEEMESANEELKASNEEIMSMNEELQSANEELETSKEELQSLNEELSTVNNQLVDKVSELDKTNADITNLMASTDIATIFLNNDLQIERFTPPVIPLFNLLPTDVGRPLADIAHPFSDRSMHQECQQVLTNLAPMVREVQTDSSQSYLRRILPYRTGDNRIGGVVITFLDLTDRVVAERQSRLLSIALHDSNDAVTMQAMDGRITSWNRGAEKMYGYSESEAMTMNACDLVPDGQMDATLAAIHRISAGESSESFETRHRAKDGRILDVSMTVSKGEDAAETTVVATHRDVTERNRLERQLQESEKRMRAILETAPDAIVTINHQGIIDSINPATEKMFGYRDDEIVGQNVSMLMLPPLRDEHDGYLQRFLETRERRMIGNRREVTAVRKDGSTFHVDLSISQVDRLDLFTGVMRDITARKNLESHVLEIATNEQRRIGQELHDGTQQELTALSLFAGTMVSVLSSASRQVPQSNQDKGPVSWILEDRVFVQIQEAASRLANGLSEASRHVHELSHGILPVQLDSEGLRSALIDLAEATDLQQTVSCSFDCSGAIAVANTTVATQLYRIAQEALSNAVRHGSASEIRISLVRKLDALVLEVSDNGRGFDAIVPNQYASATSGMGLRIMDYRANSIGGVLRFRRGEDGGTIVQCTVPIGALSAV, encoded by the coding sequence ATGGCCAAGAAGAAAAAAAACAGAACGGACACGCAAAGCAATACGAAGAATCCGGAAGCTGACTCGGTCGCAGATTGCTTTCCGATCGTTGGAATCGGTGCTTCGGCAGGTGGGCTTGCAGCGTTCAAACAATTCCTGAAGCCGATGCCGGCTGACAATGGGATGGCGTTTGTCTTGATTCCGCATCTGGATCCCACGCATGAAAGCTTGATGGTCGAACTGCTGTCGACCCAAACGTCGATGCCGGTGGTTGAAGCCGAAGACGGCATGACCGTCGAGGTGAACCGCGTGTACGTCATTCCACCCAATCGTTTCCTGACCATTTCCCATGGTGTCTTGCAACTGATCGATCCACCGGAGCGGGGTGGGTGGCAAACGGCGATCGATTGCTTTCTAAAATCGTTGGCTGCGGACCAACGGGAACGAGCGATAGGCATTGTCCTCTCGGGCACCGGCAGTCATGGAACACCCGGCATTCGCGAAATCAAATTGATGGGTGGAATGGTCGTGGTTCAATCGCCTGAATCGGCCGAGTACAACCAAATGCCTCTCAGCGCGATCGCAACGGGGTTGCCGGATTGCGTTTTGCCGCCCGACCAAATGGCCACGGCGTTGGTCAAGTATATCGCACAACCGTATCTCAAACGCAGCCAGAAGATGTTGGCTTCCTCGCAAGAGGAAGCGGAGCAACTGGCTCGGGTTTTAAACGTTTTGCGGACACGTTCTAAGTACGATTTTCGAAATTATCGCAAAGCGATGATCCTGCGCCGTGTCCTACGCCGCATGGGATTGTGTCACATCGCTAAATTGGATGACTACTTGGCTCTGTTGCGAGATCGGCCGGAAGAAGTCACGGCGTTGTACAAGGATCTGTTGATCGGAGTGACGGCATTCTTTCGCGATCCGGAAGCGTTTGAAGTCCTTGAGAAAGAAGTGATCCCAGCGATGATCGCCCGTCAAACGGGTGAATTCCCGATCCGTGTTTGGGTTCCCAGCTGTGCGACGGGCGAAGAAGCCTATTCGATTGCGATGCTGTTTTTCGAAGGCTTTGCGGCGAATGATATACCTTGCAATGTTCAGATCTTTGCCAGTGACATCGACGAGGATTCCATCGAAGTAGCGCGGAGCGGTATTTATCCTAAAAGTATTGCGATCGATGTCTCGGCCGAGCGACTCAAACGATTCTTTGTCAAGGTGGATGACCAGCGCTTCCAAATCAATAAGCGGCTTCGCGAGTCGATTGTCTTCTCGCAGCAAAACTTGATCAGCGATCCACCCTTTTCGAAGCTCCATCTGATTTCCTGTCGCAATTTCCTAATCTACCTTGAACCGCAAATTCAGCAAAAGTTGATCGCGCTGTTTCACTTCGCGCTGGCCGAAGATGGGCATTTGCTGCTGGGGCCCTCCGAGACGATTGGACGGGCCGTTGACATGTTCGTGACGGTGTCAAAAAAGTGGCGTCTGTTTCGACGAATCGGACCCCAGCGTCGAGACTTGATTGAGATACCACTCGTGCGTCGCCAGGATCGATTGCGCGAGGTCGCACATCATCCGGCCACTTCGGGACAACGTAAAAGTTTCAAGGAGTTGGCGGAAAAGCTGATCCTCAGCGAGTTTGCGCCGGCCACCGTGTTGATCAACCGGCGTTTCGAAATTCTGTATGTCGCTGGCCCGTTGGTCGACTATCTCGAATTTCCAATGGGCGAACTTTCCAAAGATCTGTTGGCGATGGCAAGATCAGGATTGCGGACAAAGATCCGTGCGATCTGCAACCAATCGATTCGCAGCAACGAACCGGTTGCCGATTGCTGCGCACGCGTTAAACGTAACGGAGGGTATGTACATTGCACCATCGCAGTGCGTCCCTTGACGGAACCGAAACAAGCTGAAGGATTGATGCTGGTCACGTTTGAAGATCTTAGGCCCGACCCTGTTCAAACCAGTGGCGATGCATTGAACTCGCCCGTCCCAAATGAGGATCAGTCGACGGGAATGAGGAGCGTGTTTGTTGATGAAACACCACTGGTCCAACAACTTGAACTTGAGTTGAAGTCGACGCGTGAGGATCTGCAAAGCACGATTGAGGAGATGGAAAGCGCGAATGAGGAACTGAAAGCATCGAACGAAGAAATCATGTCGATGAATGAGGAACTTCAGTCTGCCAACGAAGAACTCGAAACCTCGAAAGAAGAACTGCAGTCGTTGAACGAGGAATTGAGTACCGTCAATAATCAACTTGTTGATAAGGTTAGTGAACTCGACAAGACCAACGCCGACATCACCAACTTGATGGCGAGTACCGATATCGCCACGATCTTTCTAAACAACGACCTGCAGATTGAACGCTTCACTCCGCCTGTGATTCCGTTGTTCAATCTGTTGCCTACCGACGTGGGGCGTCCGCTTGCTGATATCGCACACCCCTTTTCGGATCGCTCCATGCACCAAGAGTGCCAGCAAGTCCTGACGAACCTGGCCCCAATGGTACGTGAGGTTCAGACGGACTCGTCGCAGTCCTACCTGCGCCGTATTTTGCCCTACCGGACGGGCGACAATCGGATCGGCGGCGTGGTGATTACGTTTTTGGATCTCACCGACCGAGTCGTGGCCGAGCGACAATCGCGGCTGTTGTCCATTGCACTTCATGACTCCAACGATGCTGTCACCATGCAAGCGATGGATGGGCGTATTACGTCGTGGAATCGCGGTGCCGAAAAGATGTATGGCTACAGCGAATCCGAAGCGATGACCATGAATGCTTGCGACCTGGTTCCTGATGGGCAAATGGATGCAACTTTGGCAGCGATCCATCGAATCTCGGCTGGGGAATCATCAGAATCGTTCGAAACGCGACATCGAGCGAAGGATGGACGCATTTTAGACGTTTCGATGACCGTTTCGAAGGGCGAGGATGCAGCGGAGACAACCGTGGTCGCGACCCACCGGGATGTTACCGAGCGGAATCGATTGGAAAGGCAATTGCAAGAAAGCGAAAAACGCATGCGTGCAATTTTGGAAACAGCACCCGATGCGATTGTCACCATCAATCACCAGGGGATTATCGATAGCATTAACCCCGCAACCGAGAAAATGTTTGGCTACCGCGACGACGAGATCGTCGGCCAGAATGTATCGATGTTGATGTTACCTCCACTGCGTGATGAGCACGACGGCTACCTGCAACGGTTCCTCGAGACACGAGAGCGACGGATGATCGGCAACCGTCGCGAAGTGACGGCGGTTCGCAAGGACGGATCGACGTTTCATGTCGACCTTTCGATTAGCCAGGTCGATCGTTTGGACCTTTTCACGGGTGTGATGCGAGACATTACGGCAAGGAAGAATTTGGAATCGCACGTGTTGGAAATTGCCACCAATGAGCAGCGACGGATCGGGCAAGAATTACACGATGGGACTCAGCAAGAATTGACCGCCTTGTCGTTGTTCGCCGGGACAATGGTCAGCGTCTTGAGCTCAGCATCAAGACAAGTTCCACAATCGAACCAGGACAAAGGTCCCGTTTCCTGGATCCTTGAGGACAGGGTGTTTGTGCAAATCCAGGAAGCTGCGTCGCGGCTGGCCAACGGTTTGAGTGAAGCGAGTCGGCATGTACATGAGCTCTCGCATGGCATCTTACCGGTTCAACTCGACTCGGAAGGTCTGAGGTCAGCGTTGATCGACCTCGCCGAGGCGACCGATCTTCAACAGACCGTCAGCTGCAGCTTTGACTGTTCGGGTGCCATCGCGGTGGCCAATACAACCGTCGCAACCCAGTTGTATCGCATCGCCCAAGAGGCACTCAGTAATGCGGTGCGGCACGGTTCCGCCAGCGAAATCCGCATTTCCCTTGTAAGAAAATTGGATGCCCTTGTGTTGGAGGTGAGTGACAATGGGCGAGGCTTTGATGCGATCGTACCCAACCAGTACGCCTCGGCCACGTCCGGCATGGGATTGCGAATCATGGACTATCGAGCCAACTCGATCGGCGGAGTGCTCCGTTTCCGACGAGGTGAGGATGGCGGAACGATCGTCCAATGTACCGTACCGATTGGGGCACTTTCAGCTGTCTAG
- a CDS encoding RNA polymerase sigma factor yields the protein MDSADQSDLIDRIKKHDADALASFIDLHRQQLMGFLNSITGDRLLSVVELDDLVQEVSTAALTGLSTAPLDQYEPMQWIQQIARRRVVDAHRFHFGAQRRDAGRQKSIHADDKQGSSAVGLEQMLAASMTSPSAAFSRDVRMNRMQQAIEELTDEQKSAVRMRYAEGLQTKQIAEKLGKTDVAVRVLLSRSMRQLEKRLEDVKPTRQ from the coding sequence ATGGACTCAGCGGACCAATCGGATCTCATCGATCGGATTAAAAAGCACGACGCCGACGCGTTGGCAAGTTTCATCGATCTCCATCGCCAGCAATTGATGGGATTTCTCAATTCGATCACGGGTGATCGCCTGCTTAGCGTCGTGGAGTTGGATGACCTCGTTCAAGAGGTCTCCACGGCCGCACTGACCGGATTGAGCACTGCGCCATTGGACCAATACGAACCGATGCAGTGGATTCAACAGATCGCTCGCCGCCGCGTCGTCGACGCTCATCGCTTTCATTTTGGTGCCCAAAGACGGGATGCAGGACGTCAAAAATCAATTCATGCTGATGACAAACAAGGTTCGTCTGCGGTGGGACTTGAGCAAATGCTGGCCGCCAGCATGACATCGCCTAGCGCCGCGTTCAGTCGCGATGTGCGAATGAATCGAATGCAACAGGCGATCGAGGAATTGACGGATGAACAGAAGTCGGCGGTCCGGATGCGATATGCCGAAGGACTACAAACAAAGCAGATTGCAGAAAAACTCGGCAAAACAGATGTCGCGGTGCGTGTTTTGTTATCACGCAGCATGCGGCAATTGGAAAAGCGTCTCGAAGATGTTAAACCCACTCGCCAATAG
- a CDS encoding serine/threonine protein kinase codes for MNSQNLVASDLLIERFLVSSFTTSHMMEPVVSSEKAKFDTEASTDALLEMALEGLARDGHCGERSRLQDRLPASNPDTQHFILIELIKLNMALAADAGVIERIEDYTEAMPNGLSVATVPLDLVMEEIQLRKDAGQACSHADYCERFPQFAELLRPLLDSAEVTGAVRTRSVPPELPIGSQIDDFLLIQKLGQGAFAHVYLARQVSMHRLVALKISRGGGDESQALAQFDHPNIVRVFDQRTELGQDLHLLYMQYHPGGTLSDVVYAARDCQDGQCDSRLLVDAVDKNLLRAAQAVPERSLVRQWIRSASWPAVVSWMGVQMAKALGEAHRHGVLHRDVKPANVLLTAECIPQLADFNVSFAGAAGRAGAAASFGGSIGYMAPEHLRAISASALDQPENVRERADLYSLAILLWELWQGERPFDCDRHAVSWSDAVQSQLLSRSKPLNAPRQSGNASERVLEKVLRKALSHSPEERFVDGDEMAGRLRLSLHPEAAALFDPAENSFSAWVAKWPPWVIASTVILLPNMAAGILNYEYNYQHVMSTEGMRDGLQRVSWFVNLTVFPFAACAVIWYSRRIVRAVDAARRGVRVDSADLGEVLELGHRAARLSGSLWLVSGIVFSLVMATLFHEFVWTQAVHFVLSSMICGGVAMIYPFFGMAWLSTRVFYPLCLSATMQDREFDQRAKQMERRCEYYLLIAAVIPLLGATLMILSETASQGFRLTVIGAALLGLLASFFAYRVIVNAWRMMATVLSRKGSSVPGEVDS; via the coding sequence TTGAATTCGCAAAACCTTGTCGCTTCCGACCTGTTGATTGAACGCTTTCTCGTCTCCTCCTTTACCACTTCACACATGATGGAACCGGTTGTTTCCTCAGAAAAGGCGAAGTTCGATACCGAAGCGAGTACCGATGCGCTCCTCGAAATGGCGTTGGAAGGCTTGGCACGGGACGGGCATTGTGGGGAGCGATCGCGGCTGCAAGACAGGTTACCCGCGTCCAACCCGGATACTCAGCACTTTATTCTGATCGAGCTGATCAAGCTAAACATGGCACTGGCGGCCGATGCGGGCGTGATCGAGCGGATTGAGGATTACACCGAAGCCATGCCCAACGGTTTATCGGTTGCCACGGTGCCGCTCGATTTAGTCATGGAAGAAATCCAATTGCGTAAGGATGCAGGACAGGCTTGCTCCCACGCTGACTATTGTGAACGGTTCCCACAATTCGCAGAGCTGCTGCGTCCGCTACTCGATTCGGCGGAAGTGACCGGGGCCGTTCGAACGCGTTCGGTACCGCCTGAGCTTCCCATCGGCAGCCAGATTGACGACTTTTTGCTGATACAAAAACTTGGGCAAGGTGCGTTCGCCCATGTCTATTTGGCACGCCAAGTTTCCATGCACCGTCTTGTCGCATTGAAAATTTCTCGTGGCGGTGGCGACGAATCGCAAGCCCTTGCCCAGTTCGACCATCCCAATATCGTTCGTGTGTTTGACCAGCGAACGGAGCTGGGACAAGATCTGCATCTGCTCTACATGCAGTACCATCCCGGCGGCACCTTGTCCGATGTGGTTTATGCCGCCCGAGACTGCCAAGACGGGCAATGTGATAGTCGATTATTGGTGGATGCCGTTGACAAGAATCTGTTACGAGCCGCTCAGGCGGTCCCCGAGCGGTCCTTGGTTCGACAATGGATTCGATCCGCTTCGTGGCCAGCGGTCGTTTCTTGGATGGGAGTCCAGATGGCAAAGGCGCTTGGTGAAGCGCATCGTCACGGTGTTCTCCATCGCGACGTCAAGCCGGCAAACGTCTTGTTGACCGCAGAGTGCATCCCTCAGTTGGCCGATTTTAATGTCAGCTTCGCTGGAGCCGCTGGCCGTGCGGGCGCGGCAGCTTCCTTCGGTGGATCGATCGGCTATATGGCGCCTGAGCATTTGCGCGCAATCAGTGCCTCAGCACTTGATCAACCAGAGAATGTTCGAGAACGCGCCGACCTGTACTCGCTCGCGATTCTGCTTTGGGAACTATGGCAAGGTGAGCGGCCGTTTGATTGTGATCGTCACGCGGTATCGTGGAGCGATGCGGTGCAATCGCAATTGTTATCACGCAGCAAACCGTTGAACGCTCCACGGCAATCCGGCAATGCATCGGAACGAGTGTTGGAAAAGGTCTTGCGCAAGGCTTTATCGCATTCACCTGAAGAACGCTTTGTCGATGGCGACGAAATGGCGGGGCGATTGCGGTTGTCTCTTCATCCCGAAGCGGCTGCGTTGTTTGATCCCGCTGAGAACTCGTTCAGTGCCTGGGTCGCGAAATGGCCTCCTTGGGTGATTGCGTCGACCGTCATTTTGCTTCCGAACATGGCCGCCGGAATTCTTAACTACGAATACAACTACCAACACGTGATGTCGACCGAGGGAATGCGTGATGGACTTCAACGAGTCTCTTGGTTCGTCAACCTGACGGTTTTTCCGTTTGCCGCCTGTGCTGTGATTTGGTATTCGCGACGCATCGTTCGTGCAGTGGACGCAGCAAGACGCGGCGTACGAGTCGATTCCGCCGACTTAGGCGAAGTGTTGGAACTGGGGCATCGTGCGGCGAGATTAAGTGGCTCGCTCTGGTTGGTGTCGGGCATCGTGTTTTCGCTTGTCATGGCGACGCTGTTTCACGAGTTTGTATGGACACAGGCTGTGCATTTCGTCCTCTCGTCAATGATTTGTGGCGGTGTGGCGATGATCTATCCCTTTTTTGGTATGGCGTGGTTGTCGACACGCGTGTTTTATCCGCTTTGTTTGAGCGCTACGATGCAGGACCGCGAATTTGATCAGCGTGCGAAACAAATGGAGCGTCGCTGCGAATACTATTTGTTGATCGCAGCCGTCATTCCACTACTCGGTGCGACGCTCATGATTTTGAGCGAAACCGCTTCTCAGGGCTTTCGTTTGACCGTGATCGGAGCCGCCTTACTTGGACTGCTCGCTTCCTTTTTCGCCTACCGTGTGATCGTCAACGCGTGGCGTATGATGGCAACGGTCTTATCCAGGAAAGGATCGTCGGTTCCCGGTGAGGTTGATTCCTAA